A single Oleidesulfovibrio alaskensis DSM 16109 DNA region contains:
- a CDS encoding murein transglycosylase A, translating to MFVEMRVGRPMAPRLRLLLLAACCTVLLAAGGCAVTTEQVPVFREVPQDEARDLTRSLDPRRQGLDSWLALRPALERSLEYVRRRPAQDAALDKYGRRVTWDQLRSSLELFVSLLPQLDSRPELLARHFTFLRLEPGPLFTGYYEPYIHASPVRSAAYPFPLYGKPQDLKTVRLEAFHPRWKGQVLTYRVENGEVVPYHDRETIDSGGALEGKGLEIAWVQDPADIFFLQVQGSGRLIMPDGTEKHVLYAGKNGREYVSLGRVMKERGLLPADGISMQSIRAYLAAHPEKERELLNTNPSYVFFRLSDDGPYGSINQVLTPWVSLATDRATLPLGSAMLFSVPRPLPATVQQHGTDGRAYAEQPFTGIGLAQDTGGAIKEHRIDLFSGSGELAEFVAGHLAARGSVYLLLPRQTAP from the coding sequence ATGTTTGTTGAAATGCGTGTTGGACGGCCCATGGCGCCGCGGCTGCGGCTGCTGTTGCTGGCTGCTTGCTGTACTGTGTTGCTGGCGGCCGGCGGGTGTGCCGTAACTACGGAACAGGTACCCGTGTTCCGCGAGGTTCCGCAGGACGAGGCGCGCGATCTGACCCGCAGTCTGGACCCGCGGCGGCAGGGACTTGATTCGTGGCTGGCGCTGCGGCCTGCGCTGGAAAGAAGTCTGGAATATGTGCGCCGTCGTCCTGCACAGGATGCGGCGCTGGATAAATACGGACGCAGAGTCACATGGGATCAGCTGCGTTCGTCGCTGGAACTTTTTGTCAGCCTGCTGCCGCAGCTCGACAGCCGTCCGGAACTGCTGGCGCGGCATTTCACTTTTCTGCGGCTGGAACCGGGCCCGCTGTTTACCGGTTATTACGAACCCTATATTCATGCTTCGCCCGTGCGCAGTGCGGCGTACCCTTTTCCGCTGTACGGCAAGCCGCAGGATCTGAAAACCGTGCGGCTGGAAGCGTTTCACCCGCGGTGGAAAGGGCAGGTGCTGACATACAGGGTGGAAAACGGCGAAGTGGTGCCCTACCATGACCGCGAAACCATAGACAGCGGCGGGGCGTTGGAAGGCAAGGGGCTGGAGATAGCATGGGTGCAGGATCCTGCGGATATATTCTTTCTGCAGGTGCAGGGTTCCGGCAGGCTGATAATGCCCGACGGCACGGAAAAGCATGTGCTGTACGCCGGTAAAAACGGCAGGGAATATGTATCGCTGGGCAGAGTGATGAAAGAGCGCGGTCTGTTGCCTGCGGACGGTATTTCCATGCAGTCCATCAGGGCGTATCTGGCTGCGCATCCCGAAAAAGAGCGCGAACTGTTGAATACCAATCCGAGCTATGTGTTCTTCCGGCTTTCCGATGACGGGCCTTACGGCAGCATCAATCAGGTGCTTACGCCGTGGGTCAGTCTGGCCACCGACCGTGCGACTCTGCCGCTGGGCAGCGCCATGCTGTTTTCAGTACCCAGACCGCTGCCCGCCACGGTGCAGCAGCACGGAACAGATGGCAGGGCATATGCGGAGCAGCCGTTTACGGGCATAGGTCTGGCTCAGGATACCGGCGGCGCCATCAAGGAGCACCGGATAGACCTGTTCAGCGGCAGCGGTGAACTGGCGGAATTTGTGGCCGGGCATCTGGCGGCGCGGGGCAGTGTATATCTGCTGCTGCCGCGGCAGACAGCGCCTTAG
- a CDS encoding homoserine dehydrogenase encodes MASDKRLVLGVAGFGTVGTGLTSILEENRDWIIQRTGREIVVKTVLVRDVNKKRAVKLPEGAELTDDPARLVNDPEIDVLVELMGGIEAPKALILQALNAGKHVVTANKALLAEDGFELFRAAQQNGAGLYYEASVCGGIPIVQTLRESLAGNQMTSLVGILNGTANYILSEMTTNGLDFDTALSQAQELGFAEADPTLDIEGFDAAHKLCLLIRLAFGRDYPFSMLPVQGISGVDRMGIEFAREFGYRLKLLGEVRNVDGRLEAGVFPMLVHHTYLIARVGGAYNAVRMEGNAVGPVFLHGLGAGATPTGSAVLSDIMAVARGCAPNNTGFVEQVPAPADIMPPEEAEACYYFRVMVRDQPGVLRDLAGAMARQDISIAQAVQKGQDPGGVPIVFMTHEAKARNVAAALEDLKGAGLLLAEPVHYRIL; translated from the coding sequence GTGGCTAGCGACAAACGACTCGTGCTCGGCGTTGCCGGTTTCGGCACCGTGGGCACGGGCCTGACATCCATACTGGAAGAAAACCGCGACTGGATCATCCAGCGCACCGGACGCGAGATTGTCGTAAAGACGGTGCTGGTGCGCGACGTGAACAAAAAACGCGCCGTCAAACTGCCCGAAGGGGCAGAGCTGACAGATGATCCTGCCCGGCTGGTAAACGATCCCGAAATCGACGTGCTGGTGGAGCTTATGGGCGGCATAGAAGCCCCCAAGGCGCTCATCCTGCAGGCTCTCAACGCCGGCAAGCACGTTGTGACCGCCAACAAGGCGCTGCTGGCTGAAGACGGTTTCGAACTGTTCCGCGCGGCACAGCAGAACGGGGCGGGACTGTACTACGAAGCCAGCGTCTGCGGCGGCATACCCATAGTCCAGACACTGCGGGAAAGTCTGGCCGGCAACCAGATGACCTCGCTGGTGGGCATTCTGAACGGAACGGCCAACTACATCCTTTCCGAGATGACCACCAACGGTCTGGACTTTGACACCGCGCTTTCGCAGGCGCAGGAACTGGGCTTTGCCGAGGCCGACCCCACGCTGGACATCGAAGGCTTTGACGCCGCACACAAGCTGTGTCTGCTCATCAGACTGGCATTCGGCAGAGATTACCCCTTCAGCATGCTTCCGGTACAGGGTATTTCCGGCGTTGACCGTATGGGTATCGAGTTTGCACGCGAGTTCGGCTACCGTCTGAAGCTGCTGGGCGAAGTGCGCAACGTGGACGGCAGGCTGGAAGCAGGCGTATTTCCCATGCTGGTGCACCACACCTATCTTATCGCGCGGGTGGGCGGTGCCTACAATGCGGTACGGATGGAAGGCAACGCCGTGGGACCGGTGTTTCTGCACGGTCTCGGCGCGGGTGCAACCCCCACGGGCAGCGCGGTGCTCAGCGACATCATGGCAGTAGCCCGCGGCTGCGCCCCCAACAATACGGGGTTTGTCGAGCAGGTTCCGGCTCCCGCCGACATCATGCCGCCCGAAGAAGCTGAAGCCTGCTACTATTTCCGCGTGATGGTCAGAGACCAGCCCGGCGTGCTGCGGGATCTGGCCGGAGCCATGGCACGGCAGGACATATCCATAGCGCAGGCAGTGCAGAAGGGGCAGGACCCCGGCGGTGTGCCCATCGTGTTTATGACGCACGAAGCCAAAGCCAGAAACGTGGCGGCCGCGCTGGAAGACCTTAAAGGTGCCGGTCTGCTGCTGGCGGAGCCTGTCCATTACCGGATTCTGTAA
- a CDS encoding alkaline phosphatase family protein: protein MRPLIVAVADGMGDLPCPASGGTPLETAATPTLDQMARHAVTGLCRTIPPRTIAGTETGLPALAGYDPQQFRLPRGPLEAMGAGISPAPDTAVWRLNIVSLDPADRVEDFTAGNLDDESAARLLHAAAHLAHPSLACITGSSFRHLLLQHHARRNTAAPDIPLPHESQGAHRRILLDALQTVPTLHRLVTGSLALPQARRQNGGKLMLWPWGQGHRPHLPSFAALHGRRAAMVAGIPLALGLAQAAGMTVARNAAFTGDIHTDYAAKSREALALLKDHDTVFIHLEATDLYGHNRDAAGKRDALTRFDTQILRPLYRAYPQAVFLVTCDHLTPVTTGRHHAGPVPFLVYDAALPAMPPRHFCEATAARSGLCLPCGPSLLGLALEHACSPSV, encoded by the coding sequence ATGCGCCCGCTTATCGTGGCCGTTGCCGACGGCATGGGCGACCTGCCGTGTCCGGCATCGGGCGGTACCCCGCTGGAGACCGCCGCCACACCTACCCTTGATCAGATGGCCCGTCACGCTGTGACGGGCCTTTGCCGCACTATTCCGCCCCGCACCATTGCAGGAACGGAAACCGGCCTGCCAGCTCTGGCAGGGTATGACCCGCAACAGTTCAGGCTGCCCCGCGGCCCGCTGGAAGCCATGGGGGCAGGCATCAGCCCTGCTCCGGATACCGCTGTCTGGCGGCTGAACATTGTCAGTCTGGACCCGGCAGACCGTGTGGAAGACTTCACCGCGGGCAATCTGGACGACGAATCCGCGGCGCGGCTGCTGCATGCAGCCGCACATCTGGCGCACCCTTCGCTTGCCTGCATCACCGGCAGTTCGTTCCGCCACCTGCTGCTGCAACACCATGCCCGCCGGAACACTGCGGCACCGGACATCCCCCTGCCGCACGAATCACAAGGAGCACACCGGCGCATACTGCTCGACGCCCTGCAGACTGTTCCGACGCTGCACAGACTGGTCACCGGCAGTCTGGCACTGCCGCAGGCCCGCCGCCAAAACGGCGGAAAGCTGATGCTCTGGCCGTGGGGGCAGGGTCACAGGCCGCATCTGCCCTCATTTGCCGCTCTGCACGGCAGACGCGCTGCCATGGTAGCCGGCATTCCTCTGGCTCTGGGTCTGGCGCAGGCGGCAGGCATGACCGTTGCGCGCAATGCGGCCTTCACCGGAGACATCCACACGGACTATGCCGCCAAGTCCCGCGAGGCGCTTGCCCTGCTGAAAGACCACGATACCGTGTTCATCCATCTGGAAGCCACCGACCTGTACGGCCACAACCGCGATGCCGCCGGCAAGCGGGACGCGCTGACGCGCTTTGACACGCAGATTCTGCGCCCGCTGTACAGGGCATATCCTCAGGCCGTCTTTCTGGTCACATGCGACCATCTGACCCCCGTGACCACAGGGCGCCATCATGCGGGACCGGTGCCTTTTCTGGTGTACGATGCCGCCCTGCCCGCAATGCCCCCCCGGCATTTCTGTGAGGCAACAGCGGCACGCAGCGGGCTATGCCTGCCATGCGGCCCCTCGCTGCTGGGACTGGCGCTTGAACATGCCTGCAGCCCTTCTGTCTGA